From a single Capsicum annuum cultivar UCD-10X-F1 chromosome 12, UCD10Xv1.1, whole genome shotgun sequence genomic region:
- the LOC107851279 gene encoding L-ascorbate oxidase, whose translation MVEHFHHQSHNFVILLCLLFLASVSVEGRVRHHKWEVKYEYKSPDCFKKLSISINGKTPGPTIVAKQGDTIVVEVKNSLMTENLAIHWHGIRQIGTPWADGTEGVTQCPIVPGDTFVYRFVVDRPGTYLYHAHYGMQRQAGLQGMIRVLVSEGVVEPFLYDHDRSILLTDWYHKSTYEQATGLASLPFVWVGEPQSILIHGRGRFNCSTPSTDATLCNATHPQCTPYSMTVVPGMTYRLRIGSLTALAALSFEIEGHNMTVVEADGHYVEPFVVQNLFIYSGETYSVLIKADQDPTRNYWTSTKVVSRNSTTPNGLGIFNYYPNHPRRYPPTVPPPGPRWNDVAPRVAQSVAIKSHKDFIHAPPQTSDRVIVMLNTQNRVNGFTRWSVNNVSFNMPHTPYLIALKHNLLHTFEQIPPPDNYDHENYDIFNIAKNVNATTSNSIYRLKFNTSVDIILQNANTMNPNNSETHPWHLHGHDFWVMGYGNGKFNQSIDPKNYNLVNPIMKNTIPVHPYGWTALRFRADNPGVWAFHCHIESHFFMGMGVVFEEGIEKVGKLPTNIMGCGESKRYHKP comes from the exons ATGGTTGAGCATTTTCACCATCAAAgtcataattttgtaattttgctATGCTTGTTATTTCTGGCTTCTGTTTCAGTTGAAGGTCGAGTTCGTCATCATAAATGGGAGGttaaatatgaatataaatcCCCAGATTGTTTCAAGAAACTTTCTATTAGCATCAATGGTAAAACTCCAGGACCTACTATTGTTGCTAAACAAGGTGACACAATTGTTGTTGAAGTCAAGAACAGCTTGATGACTGAAAATCTTGCTATCCATTGGCATGGAATTAGACAG ATTGGAACACCATGGGCTGATGGAACAGAAGGAGTGACGCAATGTCCCATTGTACCAGGGGATACTTTTGTATACAGATTTGTTGTTGATAGG CCTGGAACATATTTGTACCATGCTCATTATGGTATGCAAAGACAAGCAGGGCTACAAGGAATGATCAGAGTATTAGTCTCTGAAGGAGTTGTAGAACCATTTTTGTACGACCATGATAGGAGTATTCTCCTCACTGATTGGTACCACAAGAGCACTTATGAACAAGCAACTGGTCTTGCTTCATTGCCTTTTGTTTGGGTTGGAGAACCTCAG TCAATCTTGATTCATGGAAGAGGAAGGTTCAATTGTTCTACTCCAAGCACAGATGCTACTCTTTGTAATGCTACACATCCTCAATGTACACCTTATTCAATGACTGTTGTTCCTGGCATGACTTATAGGCTTAGAATTGGCAGTTTGACTGCTCTTGCTGCTCTAAGTTTTGAAATTGAG GGGCATAACATGACAGTTGTTGAGGCAGATGGTCACTATGTGGAGCCATTTGTGGTACAAAATCTCTTTATTTATTCTGGAGAAACATACTCAGTCTTAATCAAAGCTGATCAAGACCCTACAAGAAATTATTGGACTAGTACCAAAGTTGTCAGCAGGAATAGCACTACTCCAAATGGTTTGGGTATTTTCAATTACTACCCAAATCATCCTAGGAGATATCCTCCTACTGTACCACCCCCGGGGCCCCGTTGGAATGACGTTGCCCCCAGGGTGGCTCAGAGTGTTGCAATCAAGTCCCACAAGGATttcatccatgcccctcctcagaCATCTGACAGGGTCATTGTCATGCTCAACACACAGAACAGGGTGAACGGTTTCACACGTTGGTCTGTCAACAATGTCTCGTTCAACATGCCCCATACACCTTACCTAATTGCCCTTAAGCACAACTTATTGCATACTTTCGAGCAAATCCCTCCTCCGGATAACTATGACCACGAGAATTATGACATTTTCAATATCGCGAAGAATGTGAACGCCACAACTAGCAACTCGATTTACCGGTTGAAGTTCAACACATCAGTGGACATCATATTGCAAAATGCCAACACCATGAATCCCAACAACAGTGAGACACATCCTTGGCATTTACATGGACATGACTTTTGGGTCATGGGCTATGGTAATGGCAAGTTCAACCAGTCCATTGACCCAAAGAATTACAACCTTGTGAACCCAATAATGAAGAACACAATCCCTGTCCATCCTTATGGATGGACTGCATTGCGGTTTCGGGCCGATAATCCTGGAGTTTGGGCCTTCCATTGCCATATTGAGTCACATTTCTTCATGGGAATGGGAGTTGTCTTTGAAGAAGGGATTGAGAAAGTTGGCAAATTGCCTACTAATATCATGGGCTGTGGGGAAAGCAAAAGGTACCACAAGCCCTAA